A single genomic interval of Panthera tigris isolate Pti1 chromosome E3, P.tigris_Pti1_mat1.1, whole genome shotgun sequence harbors:
- the LOC102964206 gene encoding 60S ribosomal protein L37-like, protein MMKGTSSFGKHCNKTHVLCHRPKACHLQKKKSTCGKCDYSAEQKSAKAQRRKTTRTSRTRHVKIVYRGVRRGFCEGTTPKPKRAAVAASVLLKDFNN, encoded by the exons ATGATGAAGGGGACATCATCATTTGGAAAGCACTGCAATAAGACACACGTGTTGTGCCACCGCCCTAAGGCCTGCCACCTTCAGAA aaagaaatcaacctGTGGCAAATGTGACTATTCTGCCGAGCAGAAGAGTGCCAAGGCTCAAAGACGAAAAACCACCAGGACCAGTCGAACCAGGCATGTAAAAATTGTGTACCGTGGAGTCAGGCGTGGATTCTGTGAAGGAACAACGCCTAAACCCAAGAGGGCAGCTGTTGCAGCATCAGTTCTTCTTAAGGATTTCAACAATTAG